One genomic segment of Alphaproteobacteria bacterium includes these proteins:
- a CDS encoding aspartate/glutamate racemase family protein: MKLQGGPNIYGVTIGVLCLDSHFPKPPGHIKNPSGLSFPVLYETVPGATVAKLVNGPPPGFIEPFLEAARRLEAEGARAITGSCGFFALFQRQLAEAVSVPMFASSLIQVPLVHHMLGGRGKVGVLTASGPNLTAQHFAAVGAGDIPVAVQGMDDYREFREVILEGQRDDMDMAKIEKEVLARRQAVAQDPPRRRCRGAGMH, encoded by the coding sequence ATGAAGCTTCAGGGTGGCCCGAACATCTATGGCGTCACCATCGGCGTGTTGTGCCTGGATTCACACTTCCCCAAGCCACCCGGACACATCAAGAACCCCTCGGGCCTGAGCTTTCCCGTGCTCTATGAAACCGTGCCCGGTGCTACCGTGGCCAAGCTCGTCAACGGCCCGCCGCCCGGTTTCATCGAACCCTTCCTCGAGGCTGCCCGGCGCCTGGAGGCCGAGGGCGCCCGTGCCATCACAGGTAGCTGCGGCTTTTTTGCGCTCTTCCAGCGTCAGTTGGCCGAGGCCGTCAGCGTGCCCATGTTCGCCTCCAGCCTGATCCAGGTGCCGCTGGTCCACCACATGCTGGGCGGCCGCGGCAAGGTCGGCGTACTGACCGCCAGCGGACCCAACCTGACAGCGCAGCATTTCGCCGCCGTCGGCGCTGGCGATATCCCGGTGGCCGTCCAGGGCATGGACGATTACCGCGAATTCCGCGAGGTCATCCTCGAGGGCCAGCGCGATGACATGGACATGGCGAAGATCGAAAAAGAGGTCCTGGCCCGCCGCCAAGCTGTTGCTCAAGACCCACCCCGACGTCGGTGCCGTGGTGCTGGAATGCACTGA
- a CDS encoding thiamine pyrophosphate-binding protein produces the protein MATTAQLIARRLAEAGCRYAFGIPGGEVLTLMAALEEAGISFVLAKHENSAGFMAEGAHHATGAPGLLLATLGPGAANATNVIANAYQDRVPLIFLTGCVDAAQAASYTHQVIDHAALMAPITKASLRVEQGAVGVTIDKALAIALDGQPGPVHVDVPIGLAIAEQPESVGIRRPAPAPAGPAPSPELEAARELFRQAERPLMIAGLDVLNQGGEEALATLVRKFRLPLLTTYKAKGVLDEDDSLCLGGVGLSPRADELVLPFVHESDLVILAGYDPIEMRSGWCQPWAAGQPVIEFSAVANSHYVHLASHSFVGDVAAGLEALAAGHESAAIWPGGQPAALARSLAEAFPGEEDWGPAAVIDTLRRALPPDGVATADTGAHRILLSQMWRCPGPRQLLQSTAFGTMGCALPLALGYKLAQPERPVVAFVGDAGLEMVLGELATARDLGLAVVVVVFVDEQLALIELKQRRLGHDELGVAFGGSDFAAVAQALGGTGATAGSRDELAAEVERALGRDSFTVIACPIERRSYDGRF, from the coding sequence ATGGCCACGACCGCCCAACTCATTGCGCGCCGCCTGGCCGAAGCCGGCTGCCGTTATGCCTTCGGCATTCCCGGCGGCGAAGTGCTGACCTTGATGGCGGCCCTCGAGGAGGCGGGGATCAGTTTCGTTCTGGCCAAGCACGAAAACAGCGCCGGCTTCATGGCCGAAGGCGCCCATCATGCCACGGGAGCGCCCGGCCTATTGCTGGCCACCCTCGGCCCCGGCGCGGCCAACGCCACCAACGTCATCGCCAACGCCTACCAGGATCGGGTGCCGCTGATCTTTCTCACCGGCTGCGTCGATGCCGCCCAGGCCGCCAGCTACACCCACCAGGTCATCGATCACGCCGCCCTCATGGCGCCCATCACCAAGGCCAGCCTGCGAGTGGAGCAGGGCGCCGTCGGGGTGACCATCGACAAGGCCCTGGCCATCGCCCTGGACGGCCAGCCGGGGCCGGTGCACGTCGATGTTCCCATCGGGCTGGCGATTGCCGAACAGCCCGAAAGCGTTGGCATTCGCCGACCCGCACCGGCCCCGGCCGGGCCGGCGCCGTCGCCCGAGCTGGAAGCGGCCAGAGAGCTTTTCCGCCAGGCCGAGCGCCCCTTGATGATCGCCGGTCTCGACGTGCTCAACCAGGGCGGCGAGGAGGCCCTGGCAACGCTGGTGCGGAAGTTTCGCCTGCCGCTGCTCACCACCTACAAGGCCAAAGGTGTGCTGGACGAGGACGATTCCCTGTGCCTGGGTGGCGTCGGCCTCTCGCCCCGAGCCGACGAACTCGTCTTGCCCTTCGTGCATGAAAGCGATCTGGTCATCCTGGCCGGTTACGACCCCATCGAGATGCGCAGCGGCTGGTGCCAGCCCTGGGCCGCGGGCCAGCCGGTCATCGAGTTCTCGGCCGTCGCCAACAGCCACTACGTACACCTGGCGAGCCACAGCTTCGTGGGCGACGTGGCGGCTGGACTGGAGGCCCTGGCGGCCGGCCACGAGTCCGCCGCGATCTGGCCCGGCGGCCAGCCGGCGGCCCTGGCCCGGTCGCTGGCCGAGGCCTTTCCCGGCGAGGAGGACTGGGGCCCGGCGGCGGTCATCGACACGCTGCGTCGCGCTCTGCCGCCCGACGGCGTGGCCACGGCCGACACCGGCGCCCACCGCATCCTGTTGAGCCAGATGTGGCGCTGCCCGGGGCCACGGCAATTGCTGCAATCGACGGCCTTCGGCACCATGGGCTGCGCCCTGCCGCTGGCTCTGGGCTACAAGCTGGCCCAGCCCGAACGGCCAGTGGTGGCCTTCGTCGGCGATGCCGGGCTGGAGATGGTGCTGGGCGAATTGGCCACGGCCCGCGATTTGGGCTTGGCCGTGGTGGTGGTCGTCTTCGTCGACGAGCAACTCGCCTTGATCGAGCTGAAGCAGCGCAGGTTAGGTCATGATGAACTCGGCGTGGCCTTCGGCGGCAGCGACTTCGCGGCCGTGGCCCAGGCCCTGGGCGGTACCGGCGCGACGGCCGGCAGCCGCGACGAACTGGCGGCCGAGGTCGAACGTGCCCTGGGCCGCGACAGCTTCACCGTCATCGCCTGCCCCATCGAGCGGCGATCTTATGACGGACGCTTCTGA